One Scophthalmus maximus strain ysfricsl-2021 chromosome 1, ASM2237912v1, whole genome shotgun sequence genomic region harbors:
- the LOC118299257 gene encoding LOW QUALITY PROTEIN: circadian-associated transcriptional repressor-like (The sequence of the model RefSeq protein was modified relative to this genomic sequence to represent the inferred CDS: deleted 1 base in 1 codon), whose amino-acid sequence MQSQGSTSSQPSFDSLSSSDSLLLSDSDQVEDDTDVFLTDGSSSRVAAANGDRGSESPGSQWTCDGFTDKEEEEGSYRSEGAGRAADVGLSQVAPSSQTPKSHGDLLFAQKCAELQGFVRPLLELLNGLKRGRFDRGLSSFQQSVAMDRIQRIVGVLQKPNSGEKYLNTLIKVEMMLKLWFPQIPTLPVSAAPSIATSPARSLQETSSSTPPHKHRDQLHIPVKKRRLSWTGTDTPTPSPVLLRCPHIRGEEKRVKQDQDERDEPPPPPPTLGSDANQNSPDVALDSQLPEDTKGKDSDGEELGKLSNYKAGQSSEPSLTWVHVAPILSPRKACPLHEGTAAAGNHENQPVGAVLPPGRRGNPATQDCVVSSTTNAKHPKNLMKEARCQIQPQSEGESETIAACQGQSQSAHVTHKPLPRVCPSPLET is encoded by the exons ATGCAGTCCCAGGGCAGCACTTCCTCTCAGCCCTCCTTCGATTCCCTGAGCTCCAGCGACAGCCTCCTGCTCAGCGACTCGGATCAGGTGGAGGATGACACCGATGTCTTCCTGACTGACGGTTCATCCTCGCGCGTGGCTGCGGCCAATGGGGACAGGGGATCAGAGAGCCCCGGGTCCCAGTGGACGTGCGACGGCTTCACCGataaggaggaagaggaggggtcaTACAGGTCGGAGGGCGCCGGCAGAGCGGCCGATGTCGGCCTGAGTCAGGTGGCTCCTTCGAGCCAGACCCCGAAATCACACGGAGATCTGCTGTTCGCTCAAAAG TGTGCTGAGCTCCAGGGTTTCGTCAGgcccctgctggagctgctaAATGGACTGAAGAGGGGTCGGTTCGACCGGG GTCTGAGTAGCTTCCAGCAGAGCGTTGCCATGGATCGAATCCAGAGGATCGTGGGGGTTTTACAGAAACCCAACAGCGG ggAGAAGTACCTGAACACTCTGATCAAGGTGGAGATGATGCTAAAGCTTTGGTTTCCTCAGATCCCCACCCTGCCCGTCTCCGCAGCCCCCAGCATCGCCACGTCGCCGGCCCGCTCCCTCCAAGAAACTTCCAGCTCCACCCCGCCACACAAGCACAGGGATCAGCTACATATTCCCGTCAAG AAGCGCAGACTAAGCTGGACAGGTACGGACACACCCACGCCTTCCCCGGTGCTTCTCAGGTGCCCTCAtatcagaggagaagagaagagggtgaaacaAGATCAAGATGAAAGGGatgaacctcctcctcctcctccaacactgGGATCTGATGCAAATCAAAATTCACCAGATGTGGCCCTCGACAGCCAACTACCTGAGGACACAAAGGGAAAGGACAGTGACGGTGAGGAACTCGGCAAGCTGTCAAACTACAAAGCAGGTCAAAGCTCTGAGCCGAGCCTGACGTGGGTTCACGTTGCCCCCATCCTGTCCCCGCGGAAGGCCTGCCCCTTGCACGAGGGCACAGCAGCGGCAGGTAACCATGAAAACCAGCCTGTCGGTGCCGTCCTCCCACCCGGCAGGAGGGGCAACCCTGCTACCCAGGACTGCGTGGTCTCCTCCACCACAAAT GCCAAGCACCCCAAAAATCTGATGAAGGAAGCCCGCTGCCAAATCCAGCCGCAGAGTGAGGGCGAGAGCGAGACCATCGCCGCCTGTCAGGGTCAAAGCCAATCTGCTCACGTCACACACAAGCCTTTGCCCAGGGTGTGCCCCAGCCCATTAGAGACCTGA